AGCACCTTGGTGATGGCGGCCGTCAGCGACGTCTTGCCGTGGTCCACGTGTCCGATCGTGCCGATGTTCACGTGGGGCTTGTTACGCTCGAACTTTTCCTTGGCCATGGCCTCTCCTCACGGGGTTGCCGGTCCAAAGCCCGGCACGTCTCGACTCGCGGAAAACAACTGCGAAGGTGCTGCGTCCTGCTCCAAACCTGCCACAACGTCAACTGAAATCGCCCGACCGGTCCACGGCCAGGCCGAAGCCACTCAGCGGTTGAGCGCCGTCTTGGGCGCGGGCGCGTAGTGACTGAACTGCATGGTGTAGGTCGCCCTTCCCTGACTGCGGCTGCGCAGGTCGGTCGAGTAGCCGAACATGGCCGCCAGGGGCACCTGCGCCTGGATGGCCTGCACACGACCGGGCCGGGGGGTCATCCCCTGCACCTTCCCGCGCCGCCCGTTCAGGTCGCCGATGACGTCGCCCATGAAGTCATCGGGCGTGACGATTTCGCAGTTCATGATGGGCTCGAGGAGCACGGGCGTGGCCGTGCGCACGGCGTCCTTGAAGGCCAGCGAGCCGGCGATCTTGAACGCCATCTCGCTGGAGTCCACGTCGTGCATGGAGCCGTCGAAGGCCTCCACCTTCACGTCCACCATGGGGTAGCCGGCCACCGGGCCGTTCTGCATGGCCTCGGCGCACCCTGCCTTCACCGCGTCGACGAACTCCTTGGAGACCACGCCGCCGGTGACCTTGTTCTCGAAGGAGAATCCCTTCCCCGGCTCATTGGGGGCCACGCGCAGCCAGATATGGCCGTACTGGCCTCGGCCACCCGTCTGGCGGATGTACTTCCCTTCCATCTCCACCTGCGTGGTGACGGTCTCGCGGTAGGCCACCTGGGGCTTGCCGATGTTCGCGTCGACCTTGAACTCACGCAGGAGGCGGTCGACGATGATTTCCAGGTGGAGTTCGCCCATGCCGGCGATGAGCGTCTGCCCCGTCTCCTCGTTGGTCCTCACGCGGAAGGACGGGTCCTCCATGGCCAGGCGCTGCAGCGACTGGAGGATCTTGTCCTGGTCCGCCGTCGACTTCGGCTCGATGGCGATGTCGATGACCGGCTCGGGGAAATCCATCCGCTCCAGGATGATGGGCTGCTTGTCGTCGCAGAGCGTGTCGCCCGTGCCGGCCAGCTTCAGGCCCACCACGGCGCAGATATCACCGGCATAGCACTCGGTGATTTCGTCCTTCTTGTCCGCGCGCATCTGCACGAGCCGGCTGATGCGCTCGCGCTTGCCCTTCACCGAGTTCCACACCGCGGAGCCCGCCTCCAGCTTGCCGGAGTACACGCGGAGAAAGGTCAGCGTCTGGGACTGGAACGCGGGGTCGTTCATGATCTTGAACGCCAGCGCGCTGAAGGGCGCGTCGTCCCGCGTCTCGCGCACGGCGTCCTCACCGTTGGGCGTCTTGCCGTGGATGGGCGGCACCTCCAGCGGGCTGGGCAGGTAGTCCACCACCGCGTCCAGCAGCGGCTGCACGCCCTTGTGCCGGAAGGCCGAACCGCAGAACACCGGGAACAGCTTCAAGCCCAGGCACCCCTTGCGGATGGCGCCACGCACCTCGTCCTCGGTCAGCTCCACGCCCTCGAGGAACTTCTCCGTCAGCGCGTCATCCTGCTCGGCCGCGGCCTCCAGCAGCTCGGCGCGGGCAGCGTCCGCCGCCTCCTTGAACTCCTCGGGGATGTCCGTCTCTTCGTAGTGGCTGCCCTGCTCCGAGTCCTGGAACACCAGGGCCTTCATCTTCAGCAGGTCGATGACGCCGCGGTGCTTGTCCTCCGCGCCCAGCGGCAGCTGCATGCGGACCGCACGCGCGCCCAGCTTCTCGCGGATGGTGCCCACGGACATCTCGAAGTCGGCGCCCACCCGGTCCATCTTGTTGATGAAGCAGATGCGGGGGACCTTGTACTTGTCCGCCTGGCGCCACACCGTCTCCGACTGCGGCTCCACGCCGTTCACGGCGTCGAACACCGTGATGGCGCCGTCCAGCACGCGCAGGCTGCGCTCCACCTCGATGGTGAAGTCCACGTGTCCCGGCGTGTCGATGATGTTGACGCGGTAGCGCTGGTCGTGCCGGGCCCAGAAGGCGGAGATGGCGGCGGACGTGATCGTGATGCCGCGCTCACGCTCCTGTACCATCCAGTCGGTGGTGGTGTTGCCTTCGTGCACCTCGCCCATCCGGTGGATGGCGCCGGTGTAGAAGAGAATGCGCTCCGTGGTCGTCGTCTTGCCGGCATCGATGTGCGCCATGATGCCGATGTTGCGGTAGCGATCGAGGGGGTACTCACGGGCCATGACTCAATACCTCTCCAGGGAGGAAGGGCGGGCCCGAGGCCTCGACACCTGCCGGCCGGACGGATTCAGAGAACCTGCTTCATCTAACAAAACCGCCCGGATGCATCCTCTGCACCCGGGCGGTAACCGCGAAGCCTCGAGGGCCTACCAGCGGTAGTGAGCGAAGGCCTTGTTGGCCTCCGCCATCTTGTGCGTGTCTTCACGCTTCTTCACCGCGTTGCCGCGGTTGTTGGCGGCGTCCATGATCTCACCGGCCAGCTTCTCCTGCATGGTCTTCTCACCACGCGCCTTGGAGTAGGTGATGATCCAACGCATGCCGAGCGCCACGCGGCGGTCCTGGCGGACCTCGACAGGCACCTGGTAGGTGGCGCCACCGACGCGGCGGCTCTTGACCTCGAGCACCGGCTTGACGTTGTCGAGGGCCTTCTTGAAGGTCTTGAGGGGATCTTCCTTCGCGCGCTCCTCGATGAGGGCGAAGGCACCGTAGCAAACGCCTTCCGCGATGGACTTCTTGCCCTTCCGCATCAGGTCGTTGACGAACTTGGTGACGAGCCGGTCCTGGAACTTCGGATCCGGAAGAATCTTGCGCTTGGCGACTACGCGACGGCGAGGCATCTCTTCTCTCTTCCCTTACGCCCCACTCCCATTGGGAGAAATCCACGGGGCTTCAAGTACTGCAGGAGGAACTTCACAAGGACGCTCCCCAGGGTGCGGGGCGATGCGTCCGGACTCTGCGCTACAGAAGGTGATCCGCGTGACGAGCGATCAGCTCGGACGCTTCGCGCCGTACTTGGAGCGGCTCTGCTTGCGACCCGCGACACCCACGGAGTCCAGCGTTCCACGGACGATGTGGTAGCGGACGCCCGGGAGGTCCTTCACACGGCCACCGCGAATCATCACCACCGAGTGCTCCTGGAGGTTGTGACCCACGCCGGGGATGTAGGACGTGACCTCGATCCCGTTCGTCAGACGAACACGGGCCACCTTGCGGAGGGCCGAGTTCGGCTTCTTCGGGGTCGTGGTGTACACGCGCGTGCAGACGCCACGCTTCTGAGGGGACTCCTTGAGCGCGGGGCTCTTGCCCTTGACGACGAGCTTCTCGCGGCCCTTGCGGACCAGCTGGCTAATGGTCGGCACTGATACCTCTTCTTCGGGTTCGTCGCCGCCAGAGACACCAGGCGGCGCATATCTACCTACAAGACAACGGAAAGGCGCGCGAGTATAGGAAGGGGCCTATCCGTGTCAAGCACGGCCTGTCCCTTGCCTACAACCGGCCAGGGCCCCAGGTCCCATTCCCCGCCTCGGCGCTTCCGCGCACGGCTGGTCTACGACGGGGCGGTCCTCTACTCCGCGTGCGGTTAGAAGTCGAGGACCATCACGACGGCGTCCTCACCCTCGTCGACGTAGTAGTTCGGCCGGATGCCGACGGGGCGGAAACCGAAGGCCCGGTAGAGCTGGAGCGCGGCCTCGTTGCTCTTGCGCACCTCCAGGGTGGCCAGGGTGCAGCGCTTGGCCCTCCCCCGCGCCAGGACCTCGTCCATGACGGCGCGCGCCACGCCCCGGCGCCGGTGCTTGGGCGCGGTGGCCACGTTCAGCACGTGCACCTCGTCATGGACGATCCAGAAGATGGCCAGGCCCAGCAGCTCCGGCCCGTCCGCCTCCCGCTCCTCCTCCACCAGGAGGATGGTGGACCATTCGTGCTGAAGCTCGCGCTTGAGCAGGTCCTGGGACCAGGGATTCTTGAACGAGGCCTGCTCCAGCAGCATGACCGCGGACAGATCCTCCGCCGTCATCTGCCGGATGATGTAGCCGTGCCGGGCCTCGGGCGCCGGCTCCTCGCGCATCCGCCTCATCGACTTGCCTCCCGGGCAAAGGGGGCCACGCGGCGCACCTGCGCCGAGGCCCGCACCTGCGCCAGCTCTTCCGCCGCCAGCGCCCCATACCGCTCCCGAACCAGCTTCTCCCGGATGGAGGCGCGCGCCGCCTCGTAGCCTTGCGGATATTCGTCCGCGTTCTGCTCGAAGTGGCGGCGGACCTCGGTCTCACCCACCTGCGCCCGGAGCCGGATGCGGCTGTCCAGGATGCGCTCGGCCCGAAGCCCCCGCGCCAACACCCGCTCCAGCCCCTGCACGTCCACGTCATGGCGGGACAGGAACCGCTTCAACGCCGCCTCCCCTCCCAGCAGCGCCTGGAATGCGTCCACCCGCGCCTGGACCTCCGCGGGCTCGGCAGGGAAGGCCTGCAGCCGGTCCGCATTCAGGACCTGGACCCGCTGGTTGATGATGAGCTCCAGGGCCCCCCGGAGCGTGTCCTCGTCGAGCGGGAGCTCCAGGGCCTGCACGCCGCCTCGCTGGAGGAGCGCGACCCGGGCCTCGAAGCGCAGCTCGCTCAGGGTGAGCACCTGGCCCTCGATGATGGCCACCACCCGGTCCGCGACCCGGCCCTCCACGGTGGCCGGCGGGGTGGCCGCAGTCCCCACGGCTGGCGCCAGCGAGAGCCAGCCCGCAAGCCACAGGGTATCCGCGCCGAGCCAGCGAGGCGGTGACATGGGCTCCCTCATCCTCCGGCGACTTTATACATCTCGCACGGTCCGGACAGTCCTTGCTGGCGCGTGCCTACCGGCTGGTTACGTTGAATCGGGTACACCACGGCGGGAACAAATGGCGGACGACTACTACCAGACCCTCGGCGTCGATCGGTCGGCCTCAGCGGAGGACGTCAAGAAGGCGTACCGCAAGCTGGCGCGCAAGTACCACCCGGACGTCAACCCGGGCAACAAGGCCGCCGAGGAGAAGTTCAAGCAGGTGAGCGCGGCGTTCGAGGTGCTTTCAGACACCCGGAAGCGCAAGCTCTACGACGAGTTCGGCCCGGACGCCGAGAAGATTGGCTTCGACGAAAAGAAGGCGGAGGCCTATCGGGCCTACAAAGCCTCGGCCGGGAGCGCCGGTGCCGGGGGCATTCCCTATGGCGCCGAAGGCTTCGACCTGGGTGACCTCTTCGGCGACCTGTTCGGAGGCCGTGGCGGTGGCGCTGCGGGCGGCGCCCCTGGGGGCTTCGACATTGGCGAGATGTTCGGGCGTCGGGCTCGCAACGCCGGGCCTGAGCGTGGAGAGGACCTGACGGTCCGCGTCCAGCTCACCCTGGCCGAAGCCGTCTCCGGCACCGAGCGCCCCCTGGCCTTCAACCGTCCAGGCCGGTGCTCCACGTGCAGTGGCCGGGGGACATCAGGACCGGTGTCCACCTGCAACGTTTGCAACGGCACCGGCCGCTCCCGGCGTTCCGGGAGCCTGTTCGGTGGCGCGGGCGCGTGCCCCAACTGCCATGGAACGGGCAAGGCCGCGCCGCCCTGCCCCCAGTGCGGGGGCTCGGGTGTCAAGGAGGAGCTGGCCCGGCTGACGGTGAAGATTCCCGCGGGCGTGCACACCGGCTCGAAGGTGCGGCTCTCCGGCCAGGGCGCGGCGGGGACACGAGGCGGCCCCCCAGGTGACCTCTATATCGAGACCGAGGTGGCCGAACATCCCCTCGTGCGTCGCGAAGGCGACGACCTGCACCTCGATCTTCCCGTGACGGTCTCCGAGGCCCTGCTGGGCGCCGACGTGCGCGTCCCCACGTTCCAGGGGGAAGTCACCGTGAAGGTGCTCCCCCACTCCCAATCCGGCCGCCGCATGCGGCTGAAGGGGCGCGGCGTTCCCTCGCTCAAGGGCGGAGCGCAGGGCGACCTGTACCTCCACCTCCAGGTGAAGGTTCCCGAGGAAACAACCGCCGAGGCTCGGGCCGCCGCCGAGGCGCTCGCCCGGGCCTACCAGGGCGACGTTCGCCGCGAGCTGACGCTCTAGCCTCTTGCCTCTTGTCCTGGGCGTCGCACCGTCATAGACGGACTGCGCCCCACCTTCTCACGCCGCCGAACCATACGGAGCACACGCGCACATGGGCCTCTTAGACATCTTCACGGGCGGATCGGGCCCCGAGAAAGCCCTCAAGCTCAAGCCCAAGGTCACCCAGAAGTACGGCGACCCCGCGACCCGGCAGAAGGCCATCCAGCAACTGGGGGAGATGAAGGTCCCCGAGGCTGTGTCCGTGCTGCTCAGCCGCTTCACCCTCACCGTGGACCCGCTCACCACGGACGCGGATGAGAAGGAGCACACGTTCGAGCTGGTGAAGAGCTTCGGCAAGGAGGTGGCCGTACCGCCCATCCTGGAGTTCCTGCGCACCAGCGAGCAGGCCGCCTCGTGGGCCCTGCGGCTGCTCGGTGAGCTGACCTCCGAAGAGGAGACCATCACCGCCTGCGTGAACGCGCTCCAGCACCTGTCCGCCCACTACACGCGCAACCCGGAGAAGAAGGTGGTGCTGCTGCACCACGTCGCCAGCAGCCAGGACCCCCGCATCCCCCCCGCGGTGGTGCCCTTCCTGGAGGACATGTCGGACGACGTGAAGATCGCCGCGCTCAAGGCGCTGGGCGTCTTCAAGTACGAGCCGGCGCGCGAGCCCATGCTGAAGCTGCTCACCGCTGACGAGACGGCTCGCCGGGTGCAGACGTCCGTACTCAGCGCGCTGGCGGAAGGTGGCTTCTCCGTGGAGGGCTACCAGGAGAAGGTGCAGCCGCTGCTGGTGGAGCCCTACGCCCTGGGCAACGACCAGCGCATCCAGCGCCGGGCCTGAGCCCTGGCTGTCGGCCAGCCGACACGGCCACTGTCCTCCGGAAGGCCTCGGAAGGCAGAGGCCGTTCACATGCGCGCGGAACTTGAGCAAGGATTCACCCCGTGCGCTCAAAGAAGAAGGGGACGCTGGCGGAAGTCGTACCGTTGCGTCCGGTTGCGAAGGCGGCCAAGAAGACTCCGAAGCGGCCCGCGAAGCCGCTCCCCTCGGTGGATGCGGATGTTGCTCACCGCGCCCTGCTGGAGATGTCTCGGCACCTGACGGACAACGCGGGGCCCACCGAAGCGCTCCGCTCCCACCTGCAGACCATCCACACGCTCCTCAAGCCGAAGGTCTGCTACGTGGCGCGCTACTTCCCATCCCGGGAGCAGCTCCACGTCGAGCACGTGCGAGGCCGCTACGACGACCGCGTCACCGCCGCCGTCCCCGGTGAGGGCGTGGTGGGCCGGGCCTTCTCCCAGAAGGCGCTGCTGCGTGATGGGGACACGGTCGCCGTGCCACTCGAGGGCCCGCAGGGCGTTGGCGGCGTCCTGGTGGTGCTGGGCTCCCGGCGCGAGCCGTCCGACACGCTGTTGCAGTCACTGGCCGCGCAGCTCACCGCCGCCTACGAGGTGGCTCGCCTGCGTGACGACAGCGCCCGCCGCAACAAGGACCTGCAGACGGCCATCGCTGGCCTCAAGAGCCTGGAGCAGAACCGCGAGGAGCTGCTGGGCAACGTCTCCCATGACTTGAAGAACCCCCTCACCACCATCAAGTCCTACCTGGCGATGATGGGCCGCGAGAAGCTGGGGCCCCTCACGGATGCCCAGCGCCGCGCGGTGCAGATCTGCGACCGGAACTCGGACCGGATGCTGCGCATGGTGAACGACCTGCTGCTCATGTCCCGGCTCCAGTCCGGGAAGATGCAGCTCAATCAGCGTCCCTTCGGCCTCAAGGCCGTGGCGGAGGAAGTGGTGCGCTCACTGGGGGCGCTCGCGGAGCAC
Above is a window of Myxococcus virescens DNA encoding:
- a CDS encoding GTP-binding protein, which codes for MAKEKFERNKPHVNIGTIGHVDHGKTSLTAAITKVL
- the fusA gene encoding elongation factor G, coding for MAREYPLDRYRNIGIMAHIDAGKTTTTERILFYTGAIHRMGEVHEGNTTTDWMVQERERGITITSAAISAFWARHDQRYRVNIIDTPGHVDFTIEVERSLRVLDGAITVFDAVNGVEPQSETVWRQADKYKVPRICFINKMDRVGADFEMSVGTIREKLGARAVRMQLPLGAEDKHRGVIDLLKMKALVFQDSEQGSHYEETDIPEEFKEAADAARAELLEAAAEQDDALTEKFLEGVELTEDEVRGAIRKGCLGLKLFPVFCGSAFRHKGVQPLLDAVVDYLPSPLEVPPIHGKTPNGEDAVRETRDDAPFSALAFKIMNDPAFQSQTLTFLRVYSGKLEAGSAVWNSVKGKRERISRLVQMRADKKDEITECYAGDICAVVGLKLAGTGDTLCDDKQPIILERMDFPEPVIDIAIEPKSTADQDKILQSLQRLAMEDPSFRVRTNEETGQTLIAGMGELHLEIIVDRLLREFKVDANIGKPQVAYRETVTTQVEMEGKYIRQTGGRGQYGHIWLRVAPNEPGKGFSFENKVTGGVVSKEFVDAVKAGCAEAMQNGPVAGYPMVDVKVEAFDGSMHDVDSSEMAFKIAGSLAFKDAVRTATPVLLEPIMNCEIVTPDDFMGDVIGDLNGRRGKVQGMTPRPGRVQAIQAQVPLAAMFGYSTDLRSRSQGRATYTMQFSHYAPAPKTALNR
- the rpsG gene encoding 30S ribosomal protein S7, whose amino-acid sequence is MPRRRVVAKRKILPDPKFQDRLVTKFVNDLMRKGKKSIAEGVCYGAFALIEERAKEDPLKTFKKALDNVKPVLEVKSRRVGGATYQVPVEVRQDRRVALGMRWIITYSKARGEKTMQEKLAGEIMDAANNRGNAVKKREDTHKMAEANKAFAHYRW
- the rpsL gene encoding 30S ribosomal protein S12, with product MPTISQLVRKGREKLVVKGKSPALKESPQKRGVCTRVYTTTPKKPNSALRKVARVRLTNGIEVTSYIPGVGHNLQEHSVVMIRGGRVKDLPGVRYHIVRGTLDSVGVAGRKQSRSKYGAKRPS
- the rimI gene encoding ribosomal protein S18-alanine N-acetyltransferase, with translation MRRMREEPAPEARHGYIIRQMTAEDLSAVMLLEQASFKNPWSQDLLKRELQHEWSTILLVEEEREADGPELLGLAIFWIVHDEVHVLNVATAPKHRRRGVARAVMDEVLARGRAKRCTLATLEVRKSNEAALQLYRAFGFRPVGIRPNYYVDEGEDAVVMVLDF
- a CDS encoding DnaJ C-terminal domain-containing protein, whose product is MADDYYQTLGVDRSASAEDVKKAYRKLARKYHPDVNPGNKAAEEKFKQVSAAFEVLSDTRKRKLYDEFGPDAEKIGFDEKKAEAYRAYKASAGSAGAGGIPYGAEGFDLGDLFGDLFGGRGGGAAGGAPGGFDIGEMFGRRARNAGPERGEDLTVRVQLTLAEAVSGTERPLAFNRPGRCSTCSGRGTSGPVSTCNVCNGTGRSRRSGSLFGGAGACPNCHGTGKAAPPCPQCGGSGVKEELARLTVKIPAGVHTGSKVRLSGQGAAGTRGGPPGDLYIETEVAEHPLVRREGDDLHLDLPVTVSEALLGADVRVPTFQGEVTVKVLPHSQSGRRMRLKGRGVPSLKGGAQGDLYLHLQVKVPEETTAEARAAAEALARAYQGDVRRELTL
- a CDS encoding HEAT repeat domain-containing protein, with product MGLLDIFTGGSGPEKALKLKPKVTQKYGDPATRQKAIQQLGEMKVPEAVSVLLSRFTLTVDPLTTDADEKEHTFELVKSFGKEVAVPPILEFLRTSEQAASWALRLLGELTSEEETITACVNALQHLSAHYTRNPEKKVVLLHHVASSQDPRIPPAVVPFLEDMSDDVKIAALKALGVFKYEPAREPMLKLLTADETARRVQTSVLSALAEGGFSVEGYQEKVQPLLVEPYALGNDQRIQRRA
- a CDS encoding ATP-binding response regulator, with the protein product MRSKKKGTLAEVVPLRPVAKAAKKTPKRPAKPLPSVDADVAHRALLEMSRHLTDNAGPTEALRSHLQTIHTLLKPKVCYVARYFPSREQLHVEHVRGRYDDRVTAAVPGEGVVGRAFSQKALLRDGDTVAVPLEGPQGVGGVLVVLGSRREPSDTLLQSLAAQLTAAYEVARLRDDSARRNKDLQTAIAGLKSLEQNREELLGNVSHDLKNPLTTIKSYLAMMGREKLGPLTDAQRRAVQICDRNSDRMLRMVNDLLLMSRLQSGKMQLNQRPFGLKAVAEEVVRSLGALAEHCKVRVVIPPCPEVFVRGDRERIAEAIHNLVENGIHHSEADDTVEVRVSAEDGLAMLTVKDSGPGMSSEALEHVFDAFYRATPGMPRPPGAGLGLPLVGKIVALHGGRMESASVLGEGSTFQMVLPMFAGAVSAPEMTQAAPKSGGILLVEDDADCREVLQQVLEQEGYRVMATSGASEARSILSHIRPAMVLLDLRLSEEDGQSVLRYIRGNESLADIVVYIISGATEVASLTSGQGLERIDGFFEKPLNLPKLLDTVSAVVRPSRRAPAVP